The region GAGCGTTCTGCCGGACAACATTTGGCGCATGACGGTAGAGTGGCGAGCGGGAAACACGGCCTGTAAGACGATCCGATTCATGCAGGCGTGCGTCACCTATGCCTCGACCTACGTGCTGGTGGCGCTCAGCATCGACCGGTACGATGCCATCACACATCCGATGAACTTTTCCGGTTGCTGTAAGTATCCTCGGAAGCAGGATCACTGCAGCGTGCAACACGAATTAATATGGAAATCTCTGATGCTAGGGAATCGCGCCAGGAAGCTGATGGTGGCCGCTTGGAGTTTGAGTATCGCGTTCTCGCTACCGATCGTTTACTTCTTCGAGGAGCGACTAATACAGGGTACTTGGCTGACGAGCGGCGACGGTGCAAGCACAGGGTTCTAATTCCTCTACTTTTTGTCCCTTGTCCTGATCCCCGTTCCCCTGTGGCCTTCCATTGTAGGAACGATGCAGTGCTGGATCGATCTCGTGGATGACTGGCGATGGCAGGTGTACATGTGCTGGATCTCCGGCTCACTGTTCGTCGTACCGGCCCTCATCATTTCCGCCTGCTACGCCATCATCGTGCGGACGATTTGGGCGAAGGGCACCGTCCTCGGACCGATCGGTACAGTGTCTAGTAGTGAGCCTGTGGTCGGTGGTCAGATCGAACTGATAACACTCTGCTTCTCTCCTTTTAGATCGCACACAGAACGGAATAGGCGATCTGGCGTGCCGGAGAGCCAGCTCACGGGGTATCATACCGCGCGCCAAAGTGAAAACGGTCAAGatgacgatcgtgatcgtggtggtaTTCGTGCTCTGCTGGTCACCGTACATCGTGTTCGATCTGCTGCAGGTGTTCAAAAAGATTCCCAGGACACAAACAAATGTGGCGATCGCCACGTTCATCCAGAGCCTGGCCCCACTCAACTCGGCGGCCAATCCGCTCATCTACTGTCTCTTCTCGACGCAAGTTTGTCGAATGATTAAGTAAGTGTCAGTGTCTGATGCGGCGGTGTCTAAGGTTAGAGGGCTCCTGCAATACTATCTGGAGAGAGtgacatgaaaacaaaatcttgATACAAGTTAAGCCAAGGACCTGCTTCAATCCGATCTTTCCATCACAAACGCATCGATATTAAACGCCAAATGAAAGCTCACAGCTCAGCGGTAGCAACGACCTCTCAGCAAATGCCAGATCCATATTTCGGGAGCACTTTAAACCGTTTAAAGCacgccatcgacatcgaccGTCGCCCCACTAAATACACTCAACGTTCATTCACTTTCCCCCCGCCTCTGGTTCATTCTacttttctccgttttccttctttccccaGACGGTTGCCACCATTCCGGTGGCTTTGGTCGGCGAAATGGTGCTGCAAACAGCACGACACCGGCACGCTACCGATTGGCAACGGATCGGCGGCCAACGCGACGACCGGCGGGCGGTTGTTCCACAAtcaccgcaacagcaacagcgactcGATGCGCACGCTAACCACCTCGCTGACCGTATCGCGCCGTTCCTGCCTACGGCCGGCCGCCCGCGTTGTCATCGTCGAGCGACCGAAAACGCAGCTTGCCATATCCGCGGTGTAATCAGAGGTCGATGGCCGCGTGGGGGCgcgaggtgatgatggtgatgatgtccgCACGCGCACCCACCTGCGGTACCCCTCGGTTCCCCGCGGTGTAATCATTAATCTTGTGGCATACTTTTAGTGGAAAACGAcacttgatgatggtggtggtggcgatctcGATGCGGTTGCCGTTCGATGGATCTCGAGGAACAAGTGAGCAAGTGAAGAGGTGCAAGAAACCACGAAGTAAGGGGGATTGTAATTTGCGCGCCAACCCTCTACTTGTTCCAGTTTGCatgcatacacacatacacggcacAGAATCACAACAGAACAAGAAATAGAATTAATGCtggacgataaaaaaaagcgagagTTCGAGATTGGTGGCAACCAGCGTATTTGTTGTGGATTAATCTACAGGGGAAAATCGATATCTAGCGGCCAGAtaagaaacggaaaagaaaaaacaaacatttttgaGTTCACCATCCAGACGATCGGCATCGGAAAAGTGGCGA is a window of Anopheles aquasalis chromosome 2, idAnoAquaMG_Q_19, whole genome shotgun sequence DNA encoding:
- the LOC126580860 gene encoding cardioacceleratory peptide receptor-like; the protein is MLSILIWASLRHLSAQCNAEPYYEPFGGAEPTTLQPTTSAATVATITHHHHHHQHHLLFVAYANVCGIELSKALANGSPPPCSTQRGNLVRYKRSASTSSEQPFVDLRFVPKTGSDKAELDTRWAYNGTPTPRRVTSRIDKEFESRHHWSDHGAGEIRADAVQPTEPAFRDIGATNGANDVMNITPALSQVLLAPSATSGFGLAILMATNAVADENGTRGEEINSFYFYETVQSAVTWVLFAVIVLGNSAVLVALTLNRTRKSRMNFFIKQLAIADLSVGLLSVLPDNIWRMTVEWRAGNTACKTIRFMQACVTYASTYVLVALSIDRYDAITHPMNFSGCWNRARKLMVAAWSLSIAFSLPIVYFFEERLIQGTMQCWIDLVDDWRWQVYMCWISGSLFVVPALIISACYAIIVRTIWAKGTVLGPIDRTQNGIGDLACRRASSRGIIPRAKVKTVKMTIVIVVVFVLCWSPYIVFDLLQVFKKIPRTQTNVAIATFIQSLAPLNSAANPLIYCLFSTQVCRMIKRLPPFRWLWSAKWCCKQHDTGTLPIGNGSAANATTGGRLFHNHRNSNSDSMRTLTTSLTVSRRSCLRPAARVVIVERPKTQLAISAV